In Halobaculum rubrum, the following are encoded in one genomic region:
- a CDS encoding ATPase domain-containing protein — protein sequence MSRAQQNSLLSIGMPERDQLNKELGGGIPRGSIVLMEGDYGAGKSALSQRFAYGLVDEGASVTLLSTELTVSGFIDQMYSLRYDVTKPLLNEDLLFLAADFDSGGNFSDTDADRKELLKLLMQAETMWNSDVIIIDTFDSILRNDPTFEALVRNNDERQAALEIISFFRDMISNGKVIVLTVDPSAVGDDAIGPFRSIADVFLELQMVEVGSDVRRNIAVKRFAGMGSQVGDSIGFSVRSGTGIVIESRSVA from the coding sequence ATGTCACGAGCACAACAGAACTCGCTGCTGTCGATCGGGATGCCCGAGCGCGACCAACTGAACAAGGAACTCGGCGGGGGGATCCCGCGCGGCTCCATCGTTCTCATGGAGGGCGATTACGGCGCCGGAAAGTCCGCGCTGTCTCAACGGTTCGCCTACGGCCTCGTCGACGAGGGGGCGTCCGTCACGCTGTTGTCGACGGAGCTGACCGTTTCCGGGTTCATCGACCAGATGTACTCGCTGCGGTACGACGTGACGAAGCCGCTGCTCAACGAGGACCTCCTGTTTCTCGCGGCCGACTTCGATTCGGGCGGGAACTTCTCCGACACCGACGCCGACCGGAAGGAGCTGCTCAAACTCCTCATGCAGGCGGAGACGATGTGGAACTCCGACGTGATCATCATCGACACGTTCGACTCGATCCTCCGCAACGACCCCACCTTCGAGGCGCTCGTCCGCAACAACGACGAGCGGCAGGCCGCCCTCGAGATCATCTCGTTCTTCCGCGACATGATCTCCAACGGCAAGGTCATCGTGCTCACCGTCGACCCCTCGGCGGTCGGCGACGACGCGATCGGTCCGTTCCGATCCATCGCCGACGTCTTCCTGGAGCTTCAGATGGTCGAGGTCGGGTCCGACGTGCGACGCAACATCGCCGTGAAGCGCTTCGCCGGGATGGGGAGCCAGGTCGGCGACTCGATCGGGTTCTCCGTTCGGTCCGGCACCGGTATCGTCATCGAGTCGCGCAGCGTCGCCTGA
- a CDS encoding flagellar protein G, which translates to MAGGSAAELILFIAAIVVAASVAGTLTSEVDRVSDAISAKSLDVAGEIRADAEIVSDAGAQVYNRSGNENVTIHVRNTGASDLPAEPGTVDVLFDGEYQTGVNVSVVGGGDTWHRGDVVRLEFSAPDLPAGDHRLKLVVSGDEEVFRFRT; encoded by the coding sequence ATGGCGGGGGGGAGCGCCGCCGAACTCATCCTGTTCATCGCGGCCATCGTCGTCGCGGCGTCGGTCGCCGGCACCCTGACGAGCGAGGTCGACCGCGTCAGCGACGCCATCTCGGCGAAGTCGCTGGACGTGGCCGGCGAGATCCGCGCCGACGCCGAGATCGTCTCCGACGCCGGCGCGCAGGTGTACAACCGCTCGGGCAACGAGAACGTCACGATCCACGTCCGTAACACGGGTGCATCGGATCTCCCAGCGGAGCCGGGGACGGTCGACGTCCTCTTCGACGGCGAGTATCAGACCGGAGTGAACGTCTCCGTCGTCGGCGGGGGCGACACCTGGCACCGGGGTGACGTCGTTCGCCTCGAGTTCTCCGCGCCGGACCTGCCCGCCGGCGACCACCGGCTGAAGCTGGTCGTCAGCGGCGACGAGGAAGTGTTCCGCTTCAGAACCTGA